The Desulfatiglans anilini DSM 4660 genomic sequence GGCATGCTCTTGTCCTCACAGTCCCCCAGGGGCTGGCAGCCCATTGCTTCACGCAATCTGGCGGGGCCATCGGCAGCCGATGCCGCCCAGTACTCCAAGGTCAAATCATCCGCCTGCTCGAGGGTCAGGCTTCGAACAGGGAGGCTCCATGCATCCAGCCACCCGGCAATGACCCCATTGACCCTGAGTTGCCAGACGGGATCGGTATCGCGGAAACCGTCCTCAACAATCGGTTTGCCATTCGGCACCATGAATATCAGCGCGTCATAGGTCTCCATCCAGGCGAGAGCCGTCGGCATGCAGCTGTGGACCAACTCGTGCATTCCGTTCACCTGGGCGTAAGCCAAAGGATCGATCACGGTTCTGTCGCACACCAGGGCGTGACACTCGGCCCCATAGTCGATTTCGGCCACGAACTGGCGGTGAAAGAGCCATTGCTGAGCCCTCGGGGTAGCCTCGTGGTTCAATTTGAATTTGCATGTCCTGGCAATCTCCGTGACCAAGCCGGCGCTCATGCCGCATTGTTGCTGGAT encodes the following:
- a CDS encoding AAA family ATPase, which translates into the protein MIKIGITGTHGVGKTTLARKLAWMIQQQCGMSAGLVTEIARTCKFKLNHEATPRAQQWLFHRQFVAEIDYGAECHALVCDRTVIDPLAYAQVNGMHELVHSCMPTALAWMETYDALIFMVPNGKPIVEDGFRDTDPVWQLRVNGVIAGWLDAWSLPVRSLTLEQADDLTLEYWAASAADGPARLREAMGCQPLGDCEDKSMPSLDEILNGPDAFRCERFGTRMLRKRCVERQKERNGSYSNAPRWPECQGCPQGKQILDESLAHKGKEQKAMTRQLCKVEGCEYVAKARGFCGKHYDAWRAGRLDGFGPFIPLTKETEADPGSSSRLERIPRCG